In a single window of the Chiloscyllium punctatum isolate Juve2018m chromosome 25, sChiPun1.3, whole genome shotgun sequence genome:
- the LOC140495684 gene encoding uncharacterized protein, with amino-acid sequence MSPVQIRESPLQTRVRLVQIRASPLQTPVSPLQTQVSPVQIRLSTVLIRVSPLQTQVSPVQIRASPQQIPVSPVQTQMSPMQIRLSTVVDSSEPSVDLTELSVDPSEQSADSSESSADSSEPSPSADSSEPSADSSEPSVDSSDEASADSSEPSASTSEPSVDSSEPSADSSEPSADSSENSVDSSEHNADSSESNSSEPSADSSESCADSSEHSVDSIEHSADSSEPSADSSEPSADSSEPSADSSEPSADSSEPSADSCEHSHSADSSEPSADSSEHSVDSREHSADSGEPSTNISEPSADSSEQSVDSSEHSVDPSEPSADSNEHSADSSEASAGSSEHNVYSSEPSADSSGPSVDSSEPSADSSEASADSSEASAGSSEHNVYSSEPSADSSEPSADSSEPSADSSEPSADSSEPSADSTEASADSTEPSVDSSEPSADSSHSADSSEPSADSSEHSADSSEHSVDSREHSADSSEPSADSSQHSAD; translated from the exons atgagcccagtgcagattcgagAGAGCCCACTGCAGACCCGAGTGAGGCTAGTGCAGATTCGAGCGAGCCCACTGCAGACTCCAGTTAGCCCACTGCAGActcaagtgagcccagtgcagattcgacTGAGCACAGTGTTGATTCGAGTAAGCCCACTGCAGActcaagtgagcccagtgcagattcgagCGAGCCCACAGCAGAttccagtgagcccagtgcagactcaaatGAGCCCCATGCAGATTCGACTGAGCACAGT TGTagactcgagtgagcccagtgtagatTTGACTGAGCTCAGTGTAGACCCGAGTGAGCAGAGTGCAGATTCAAGTGAGTCCAGTGCAgattcgagtgagcccagt cccagtgcagattcgagtgagcccagtgcagattcgagtgagcccagtgtagacTCAAGTGA TGAGGCCAGTGCAgattcgagtgagcccagtgcaagtacgagtgagcccagtgtagactcgagtgagcccagtgcagactcaagtgagcccagtgcagattcgagtGAGAATAGTGTAGATTCGAGTGAGCACAATGCAGATTCAAGTGAGtcca actcgagtgagcccagtgcagattcgagtgagtcctgtgcagactcgagtgagcacagtgtAGACTCGATTGagcacagtgcagactcgagtgagcccagtgcagattcgagtgagcccagtgcagactcaagtgagcccagtgcagactcaagtgagcccagtgcagattcgagtgagcccagtgcagactcgtgTGAGCACAGT CACAGTGCAgattcgagtgagcccagtgcagactcgagtgagcacagtgtAGATTCGAGAGAGCACAGTGCAGATTCGGGTGAGCCCAGTACAAATataagtgagcccagtgcagactcaagtGAGCAAAGTGTAGactcgagtgagcacagtgtagacccgagtgagcccagtgcagattcaaatgagcacagtgcagactcgagtgaggCCAGTGCAGGTTCGAGTGAGCATAATGTAtactcgagtgagcccagtgcagactcgagtgggcccagtgtagactcaagtgagcccagtgcagattcgagCGAGGCCAGTGCAGATTCGAGTGAGGCCAGTGCAGGTTCGAGTGAGCATAATGTAtactcgagtgagcccagtgcagattcgagcgagcccagtgcagattccagtgagcccagtgcagactcaagtgagcccagtgcagactcaagtgagcccagtgcagattcaactgaggccagtgcagattcgactgagcccagtgtagattcaagtgagcccagtgcagactcaagt CACAGTGCTgattcgagtgagcccagtgcagactctagtgagcacagtgcagactcgagtgagcacagtgtagattcgagagagcacagtgcagattcgagtgagcccagtgcagactcgagtcAGCACAGTGCAGATTAG